One Pyrococcus furiosus DSM 3638 genomic region harbors:
- a CDS encoding SDH family Clp fold serine proteinase produces MDPLSGFVGSLIWWILFFYLLMGPQLQYRQLQIARAKLLEKMARKRNSTVITMIHRQESIGFFGIPVYKFISIEDSEEVLRAIRMAPKDKPIDLIIHTPGGLVLAATQIAKALKDHPAETRVIVPHYAMSGGTLIALAADKIIMDPHAVLGPVDPQLGQYPAPSIIKAVEQKGAEKVDDQTLILADVAKKAIKQVQDFLYDLLKDKYGEEKARELAQILTEGRWTHDYPITVEHARELGLEVDTNVPEEVYALMELYKQPVRQRGTVEFMPYPVKQEGKK; encoded by the coding sequence ATGGATCCCCTGAGTGGATTTGTGGGATCATTGATATGGTGGATATTGTTTTTCTATTTGCTCATGGGGCCACAGCTCCAATACAGACAGCTGCAAATTGCTAGGGCAAAATTACTGGAAAAAATGGCAAGGAAGAGAAATTCCACTGTAATTACAATGATCCATAGGCAAGAAAGCATTGGATTCTTTGGGATTCCAGTTTACAAGTTCATAAGCATTGAAGACAGTGAAGAGGTACTCAGGGCAATAAGAATGGCTCCAAAAGATAAGCCAATCGACTTGATAATCCACACTCCTGGTGGGTTGGTATTGGCAGCAACACAAATAGCCAAAGCTTTGAAGGATCACCCGGCTGAAACAAGGGTGATAGTTCCCCACTACGCGATGAGCGGTGGGACTTTGATAGCTCTTGCAGCGGACAAGATTATAATGGATCCTCATGCAGTTTTGGGACCAGTTGATCCTCAGCTGGGTCAGTATCCCGCCCCTAGTATAATAAAAGCTGTTGAACAGAAGGGAGCGGAGAAAGTCGATGATCAGACGCTAATACTTGCGGACGTTGCAAAGAAGGCCATAAAACAGGTGCAGGATTTCTTGTATGATCTTCTAAAGGATAAGTACGGTGAGGAAAAAGCAAGAGAGCTGGCCCAGATCTTAACAGAAGGAAGGTGGACGCATGACTACCCAATAACGGTTGAACATGCCAGAGAGCTTGGTCTTGAGGTAGATACAAATGTTCCTGAGGAGGTTTACGCCTTAATGGAACTCTACAAACAGCCCGTTAGGCAGAGAGGAACAGTAGAATTCATGCCATACCCAGTAAAGCAAGAAGGGAAGAAATGA
- a CDS encoding tryptophan--tRNA ligase, whose translation MEEEFKVTPWEVEGIIDYNKLIEQFGTSPLTDDLLERTARLTKSELPIFFRRKFFFSHRDYDKVLDDYEQGKGFFLYTGRGPSGPMHIGHIIPFFATKWLQEKFDVNLYIQITDDEKFLFKENLTFEDTKYWAYQNILDIIAVGFDPDKTFIFQNSEFTKIYEMAIPIAKKINFSMAKAVFGFTEQSKIGMIFFPAIQAAPTFFEKKRCLIPAAIDQDPYWRLQRDFAESLGYYKTAALHSKFFPPLTGLEGKMSASKPETAIYLTDNPEEAGKKIWKFALTGGQPTLKEQREKGGNPEKCVVFKWLEIFFEPDDKKLMERYYACKNGELLCGECKRYLIQRVQEFLKEHQEKRKKAEKLVEKFKYTGKLAQEQWNKAIPDPLKK comes from the coding sequence ATGGAAGAAGAATTTAAAGTCACACCCTGGGAAGTAGAAGGCATTATAGATTATAACAAACTGATAGAGCAGTTTGGGACGTCTCCCCTAACAGATGACCTACTAGAAAGAACTGCAAGATTAACTAAAAGTGAGCTACCAATATTCTTCAGGAGAAAGTTTTTCTTCTCCCACAGAGACTATGATAAGGTGTTAGATGACTACGAGCAGGGAAAAGGATTCTTCTTATACACCGGAAGAGGACCCAGTGGGCCTATGCATATTGGCCACATAATTCCGTTTTTTGCGACAAAATGGCTTCAGGAGAAGTTTGATGTAAATCTCTACATCCAAATTACCGACGACGAAAAGTTTCTATTTAAGGAGAACTTAACATTTGAGGATACAAAGTACTGGGCCTATCAAAATATCCTTGACATAATAGCTGTTGGTTTTGATCCAGACAAAACATTTATCTTCCAAAACAGCGAGTTTACAAAGATATACGAGATGGCCATTCCAATAGCAAAGAAGATTAACTTTTCGATGGCAAAAGCCGTGTTTGGATTTACAGAGCAGAGCAAAATTGGAATGATATTTTTCCCCGCAATTCAAGCAGCTCCTACGTTTTTTGAAAAGAAAAGATGCCTAATTCCAGCGGCAATAGATCAAGACCCATATTGGAGATTACAGAGGGATTTTGCCGAAAGCTTGGGGTATTATAAGACTGCAGCCCTGCACTCAAAATTTTTCCCACCACTTACAGGTTTAGAAGGAAAGATGAGCGCGAGCAAACCAGAGACGGCTATATATCTCACAGACAACCCTGAAGAGGCTGGAAAGAAAATTTGGAAATTTGCCCTAACAGGAGGTCAACCAACCTTAAAGGAGCAGAGAGAAAAGGGCGGAAATCCAGAGAAGTGTGTTGTGTTCAAATGGCTTGAAATATTCTTTGAACCAGACGATAAAAAGCTCATGGAAAGATATTATGCCTGTAAGAATGGAGAGTTGCTTTGCGGAGAATGTAAGAGATATCTAATCCAGAGAGTTCAAGAATTCCTCAAAGAACATCAAGAAAAGAGGAAAAAAGCAGAAAAATTAGTGGAAAAGTTCAAATATACTGGAAAACTGGCTCAAGAACAGTGGAATAAGGCCATACCAGATCCTTTAAAGAAGTGA
- a CDS encoding ATP-binding protein yields MRLDDLTYMNPWWEGREDYHVRRWKEQRLHWKPGWLEKLSLKPFSLNFVLGPRQVGKTTGIKLLIQELLKDNPPESILYINVKVLPGHRELLNLLREFQELKEKEGVKTGYIFLDEVTSLEGWWRGVKPLIDAGLLKNDVVTVTGSSSLGVRRDIELFPGRRGSGKTIEVMPLSFPEYVEVMGLKKPELYREKVLKLFEDYLTTGGFPTSINGLPMEDLLGAYIGEIVRFGKSLEIAKETLSALIRSAPSATSFRALAGITSGYSYKVVQDYIELFTELYVLGIAYLKQGNQVLYKREKKFFFRDPLLARLFALWSGTELKEDALYEWVVQEHLYRRFGEVYYYRNSYEIDAIAGDLKVEVKAGKTHRRYPKNVRVLEKEDVPFFLLELTHESTSRF; encoded by the coding sequence ATGAGACTGGACGATCTCACCTACATGAACCCCTGGTGGGAGGGAAGAGAGGACTACCACGTGAGACGCTGGAAAGAGCAGAGGTTACACTGGAAGCCGGGGTGGCTGGAAAAGCTTTCGCTCAAGCCCTTCTCCCTCAACTTTGTCCTCGGCCCGAGGCAAGTTGGGAAAACCACAGGGATAAAGCTCCTAATTCAAGAACTCCTGAAGGATAACCCCCCAGAGTCAATCCTCTACATCAACGTCAAGGTTTTGCCAGGCCACCGCGAGCTCTTAAACCTCCTACGCGAGTTCCAGGAGCTTAAGGAGAAGGAAGGGGTTAAAACGGGTTATATCTTTCTCGACGAGGTTACCTCCCTTGAGGGCTGGTGGCGCGGTGTTAAACCACTCATAGACGCCGGTCTCCTGAAGAACGACGTGGTCACGGTTACGGGCTCAAGCTCCCTGGGGGTCAGGAGAGACATCGAGCTCTTCCCGGGCAGGAGAGGGAGTGGAAAGACCATAGAGGTCATGCCACTCTCATTTCCTGAGTACGTGGAGGTAATGGGGCTTAAAAAGCCGGAACTTTACAGGGAAAAAGTCCTGAAGCTCTTCGAGGACTACCTGACTACCGGCGGATTCCCGACTTCAATAAACGGCCTTCCGATGGAAGATCTCCTCGGGGCCTACATTGGAGAGATTGTCCGCTTTGGGAAGAGCCTTGAGATAGCGAAGGAGACGCTCTCTGCCCTGATAAGGAGCGCCCCCTCGGCGACAAGCTTTAGGGCTCTGGCTGGAATTACCTCAGGTTACTCCTACAAGGTGGTTCAGGACTACATTGAGCTCTTCACCGAGCTTTACGTCCTCGGGATAGCCTACCTTAAGCAGGGAAACCAGGTACTCTACAAACGTGAGAAGAAGTTCTTCTTTCGTGATCCTCTTCTGGCTAGGCTCTTCGCCCTGTGGAGCGGGACTGAACTAAAGGAGGATGCACTATATGAATGGGTAGTTCAGGAGCACCTATACCGCCGTTTCGGCGAAGTGTACTACTACCGGAACTCCTACGAGATAGATGCAATAGCAGGGGACCTCAAGGTGGAGGTGAAGGCCGGCAAGACCCACAGGAGGTATCCAAAAAACGTAAGGGTGCTGGAAAAGGAGGATGTGCCCTTCTTTCTGCTTGAACTTACTCACGAGAGCACTTCTCGATTTTAA
- a CDS encoding DUF5748 family protein, giving the protein MNSEVIKEFLEDIGEDYIELENEIHLKPEVFYEVWKYVGEPELKTYVIEDEIVEPGEYDPPEMKYTNVKKVKIKKVYFETLDNVRVVTDYSEFQKILKKRGTK; this is encoded by the coding sequence ATGAACTCTGAAGTCATAAAGGAGTTTCTTGAAGATATTGGGGAAGATTATATTGAATTAGAGAATGAAATACATTTGAAACCTGAGGTATTCTATGAAGTTTGGAAGTATGTTGGTGAACCTGAACTTAAGACTTATGTTATAGAGGATGAAATTGTGGAGCCTGGGGAATATGATCCTCCTGAAATGAAGTATACAAATGTAAAGAAAGTCAAAATCAAAAAGGTGTACTTCGAAACGTTGGATAATGTTAGAGTTGTTACAGATTATTCTGAGTTCCAGAAAATATTAAAGAAAAGAGGCACTAAATGA
- a CDS encoding Lrp/AsnC family transcriptional regulator: MSEVNWDDILWLVEVLEKHPRDSLRSIAKKEGINYYKLKRIYDKYYGKYVVVSALYNITRIGLKSYIAFLSIPKSEIIPTAELLSENPFIVYITPIFGFKNGIEVILQIPYDQEKYLPEFFSRYSNDFELYEVWDPRSDPMKRKFGYWEYPYEYAVLMDILKTDARTPMKELEAKLGKKRPTINFMIHKLIEDKVIDGFSTFIENVEEVHDRCFIGISTKVSPEEVIKRFPEIEITIGILNPKGILIEWFFSSQEDIGRKVLEFSEYVDKLAIGYLDLLYELNNKLLSSRFSRMIRKDGKGYRSILEFI; this comes from the coding sequence ATGAGCGAGGTTAATTGGGATGATATCCTTTGGTTGGTTGAAGTATTAGAAAAACACCCAAGGGATAGCCTGAGAAGCATAGCTAAAAAGGAAGGAATAAACTACTACAAACTCAAAAGAATCTACGACAAATACTATGGAAAATATGTGGTTGTGAGTGCACTCTACAATATAACAAGAATAGGCCTTAAGAGTTACATAGCATTTTTGTCCATTCCAAAGTCAGAAATAATACCAACTGCAGAACTGCTATCAGAAAACCCCTTTATTGTATATATAACCCCCATCTTTGGATTTAAGAATGGAATCGAGGTTATATTACAGATCCCCTACGATCAGGAAAAATACCTACCTGAGTTCTTCTCCCGCTATTCAAATGACTTCGAACTTTACGAAGTCTGGGATCCAAGAAGCGACCCTATGAAAAGAAAATTTGGCTACTGGGAGTATCCATATGAATACGCAGTTTTGATGGATATTCTAAAGACGGACGCAAGAACTCCCATGAAAGAGTTAGAAGCAAAGCTAGGGAAGAAAAGGCCAACGATAAACTTTATGATACACAAACTAATCGAAGATAAAGTTATAGACGGATTTTCAACCTTCATAGAAAATGTTGAAGAAGTGCATGACAGATGCTTTATAGGAATATCAACTAAAGTATCCCCAGAGGAAGTTATAAAGAGATTTCCAGAGATAGAGATTACAATCGGAATACTTAATCCAAAGGGAATTTTGATTGAATGGTTCTTCTCTTCCCAAGAAGACATTGGTAGAAAAGTCCTGGAATTCAGCGAGTACGTTGACAAGCTCGCGATAGGATACCTTGACTTGCTATATGAATTGAACAACAAATTACTGTCTTCAAGGTTTTCAAGAATGATAAGAAAAGATGGAAAAGGGTATAGATCAATCTTGGAATTCATTTAG
- a CDS encoding adenosine-specific kinase, with protein sequence MVRIEVVDIEKPEGVEVIIGQGNFSIFTVDDLARALLTTVPGIKFGIAMNEAKPQLTRYTGNDPELEKLAAKNALKIGAGHVFVILMKNAYPINVLNTIKNHPAVAMVYGASENPFQVIVAETELGRAVIGVVDGKAATKIETEEQKKERRELVEKIGYKID encoded by the coding sequence ATGGTGAGGATAGAGGTTGTTGATATTGAGAAACCTGAAGGTGTAGAAGTGATAATAGGCCAAGGAAACTTTTCTATATTCACAGTTGACGATTTAGCTAGAGCTCTCCTGACAACAGTTCCTGGGATAAAGTTCGGAATCGCAATGAATGAAGCTAAGCCTCAATTGACTAGGTATACTGGCAATGACCCAGAGTTAGAAAAGCTCGCTGCTAAGAATGCTCTCAAGATTGGAGCTGGTCATGTGTTCGTCATCTTAATGAAGAATGCATACCCAATAAACGTTCTAAATACCATTAAGAACCATCCCGCTGTGGCAATGGTTTATGGGGCTAGTGAAAATCCATTCCAAGTTATAGTTGCCGAAACTGAGTTGGGAAGAGCAGTTATTGGGGTTGTTGATGGAAAGGCTGCCACTAAGATTGAAACTGAGGAACAGAAGAAAGAGAGGAGAGAGCTAGTAGAAAAGATAGGTTATAAGATTGATTGA
- a CDS encoding XTP/dITP diphosphatase, with the protein MELFFITSNDGKVREAKKFLEPLGINVIKKPLEYPEIQADTLEDVVVFGLNWLKDKVDKPFIIEDSGLFIEALNGFPGVYSAYVYKTIGLDGILKLMEGIENRKAYFKSVIGFYDGEIHLFVGEVRGRISNEKRGLHGFGYDPIFVPDGFDKTFAEMSTEEKNSVSHRGKALKEFYRWMKENLKK; encoded by the coding sequence ATGGAACTATTTTTTATTACTTCAAATGATGGAAAAGTTAGGGAGGCAAAGAAATTCTTGGAACCCCTGGGAATTAATGTTATAAAAAAGCCTCTTGAATATCCAGAGATTCAGGCCGATACGTTGGAGGACGTGGTAGTTTTTGGGCTAAACTGGTTGAAAGATAAAGTGGACAAGCCCTTCATAATTGAGGACTCAGGCCTGTTCATAGAAGCACTAAATGGTTTTCCCGGTGTCTATTCTGCCTATGTTTACAAGACAATAGGACTGGATGGGATATTGAAGCTTATGGAAGGAATTGAAAATCGAAAAGCCTACTTTAAGAGTGTGATTGGATTCTATGATGGAGAAATACACCTTTTTGTGGGGGAAGTTCGAGGTAGAATATCTAACGAAAAGAGGGGCTTGCATGGATTTGGATATGACCCAATTTTCGTTCCCGATGGATTTGATAAAACATTTGCCGAAATGTCAACAGAAGAAAAAAATTCTGTATCTCATAGGGGAAAGGCTTTAAAGGAATTCTATAGATGGATGAAAGAAAACCTTAAAAAATGA
- a CDS encoding Lrp/AsnC family transcriptional regulator: protein MAELLDRTDKMLLEELKKNARENIAALSKKLGIPRTTVHYRIKRLLEEGIIEKFTIKPNYKKLNLGTTAFVLIRYDPDSGLTQKEVAEQIAKIPGVYEVHIVAGEWDILLKVRAANAEEVGKIVIEKLREIKGVGQTVTMVSFVTIKEEI, encoded by the coding sequence ATGGCAGAGCTCTTAGACAGGACTGATAAAATGTTGCTCGAAGAGCTCAAGAAAAATGCGAGAGAAAACATAGCAGCCCTAAGCAAAAAGCTTGGAATTCCCAGGACAACCGTCCACTATAGGATAAAGAGGCTCCTAGAGGAGGGTATAATTGAGAAGTTCACGATAAAACCAAACTACAAGAAGCTAAACCTTGGAACAACGGCCTTTGTATTGATTAGATATGACCCTGATTCTGGCCTAACCCAAAAGGAGGTTGCCGAACAAATAGCTAAAATACCGGGCGTTTATGAAGTTCACATAGTTGCGGGGGAATGGGACATTCTCCTCAAAGTTAGGGCCGCAAATGCAGAAGAAGTTGGTAAAATTGTGATAGAGAAGTTAAGGGAGATTAAGGGTGTGGGGCAAACTGTAACAATGGTGTCTTTTGTTACCATTAAAGAAGAGATTTAA
- a CDS encoding class I SAM-dependent rRNA methyltransferase, translated as MVARVIVDAQAARAIGKGAMIVFKKGVVRTEGEIKPGDIVEVYTRGGKFLGKGFANPNSNIMVRIVTRDKDVEINKELFKERIRKANEYRKKVLKYTNVYRMVYGESDYLPGLIVDRFNDIASLQISSAGMERFKLEVAEAIMEVEPEIETVFEKNTGRSRRREGLPEIERVLLGKEKYRTIIQEGRAKFIVDMRGQKTGFFLDQRENRLALEKWVEPGDRVLDVFTYTGGFAIHAAIAGAEEVIAIDKSPRAIETAKENAKLNGVEDRIKFIVGSAFEEMEKLQKKGEKFDIVILDPPAFVQHEKDLQAGMRAYFNVNFAGLNLVKDGGILVTCSCSQHVDLQMFKDMIIAAGAKAGKFLKMLEPYRTQAPDHPILMASKDTEYLKCLFLYVEDMKH; from the coding sequence ATGGTAGCGAGAGTTATTGTTGATGCTCAAGCCGCGAGAGCAATTGGAAAGGGGGCAATGATAGTCTTCAAGAAGGGAGTAGTGAGAACAGAGGGAGAGATAAAGCCTGGAGACATCGTTGAAGTGTACACAAGGGGAGGAAAATTCCTTGGAAAGGGATTTGCAAATCCAAACTCCAACATCATGGTTAGAATAGTCACGAGAGACAAGGATGTAGAGATAAACAAAGAACTCTTCAAGGAGAGAATAAGGAAAGCAAACGAGTACAGAAAAAAGGTTCTGAAGTATACAAACGTCTACAGAATGGTTTATGGGGAATCCGATTATCTGCCTGGATTGATAGTGGATAGGTTTAATGACATAGCCTCCCTTCAAATCTCAAGTGCAGGGATGGAGAGATTTAAACTTGAAGTTGCTGAGGCAATTATGGAAGTTGAACCTGAGATAGAGACCGTGTTCGAGAAGAACACTGGAAGAAGTAGGAGAAGAGAGGGACTCCCAGAGATTGAAAGAGTTCTCCTGGGAAAGGAAAAATACAGGACAATAATACAGGAAGGTAGAGCAAAGTTCATAGTTGATATGAGAGGGCAAAAGACAGGATTTTTCTTGGATCAGAGAGAAAATAGATTGGCATTGGAAAAGTGGGTTGAGCCAGGAGATAGAGTTTTGGACGTGTTCACCTATACCGGTGGATTTGCCATACATGCGGCAATTGCTGGAGCTGAGGAGGTTATTGCCATAGATAAATCTCCCAGGGCCATAGAAACGGCAAAGGAAAATGCGAAGCTCAATGGGGTTGAGGATAGAATAAAGTTCATAGTGGGTAGTGCTTTTGAAGAGATGGAAAAGCTCCAAAAGAAAGGAGAAAAGTTCGACATAGTTATACTTGACCCTCCAGCTTTTGTCCAGCATGAAAAGGATTTGCAAGCGGGAATGAGAGCTTACTTCAACGTTAATTTTGCGGGGTTGAATTTAGTGAAGGATGGGGGAATACTGGTTACCTGTTCTTGTTCCCAACATGTTGATCTTCAGATGTTCAAAGACATGATAATAGCGGCGGGAGCGAAAGCTGGGAAGTTCTTGAAGATGTTGGAGCCCTATAGAACGCAAGCTCCCGACCATCCAATTCTAATGGCATCCAAGGATACCGAGTATTTGAAGTGTCTGTTCCTTTATGTGGAAGATATGAAGCATTAG
- a CDS encoding 30S ribosomal protein S27ae — MGQKWKLYEIKDGKVIRKNKFCPRCGPGVFMADHGDRWACGKCGYTEWKK; from the coding sequence ATGGGACAGAAGTGGAAGCTCTACGAGATTAAGGATGGGAAAGTTATAAGAAAGAACAAGTTCTGCCCGCGCTGTGGCCCAGGAGTATTCATGGCAGATCACGGGGATAGGTGGGCCTGTGGGAAGTGTGGATATACAGAGTGGAAGAAGTGA
- a CDS encoding 30S ribosomal protein S24e — translation MEIRIKEIKENKLIGRKEIYFEIYHPGEPTPSRKDVKGKLVAMLDLNPETTVIQYIRSYFGSYISKGYAKAYDSKERMLYIEPEYILIRDGLIEKKEGE, via the coding sequence ATGGAGATTAGAATTAAAGAGATCAAGGAAAACAAACTTATCGGGAGAAAGGAGATATACTTCGAAATTTATCACCCAGGAGAGCCCACCCCAAGTAGAAAGGACGTAAAAGGAAAGCTAGTGGCAATGCTTGACTTAAACCCCGAAACAACAGTTATTCAGTACATAAGGAGTTACTTCGGAAGCTACATAAGCAAGGGATATGCGAAGGCATACGACAGCAAGGAGAGAATGCTCTACATAGAGCCCGAGTACATTTTAATTAGAGATGGATTAATAGAGAAGAAGGAGGGTGAGTGA
- a CDS encoding GTP-dependent dephospho-CoA kinase: protein MSVMFKLPLNLRQELKKPLGELIKGEIPIPYLKLKEIVNSNTLITVGDVVTENSLKVGLRPRLAIYDHKTERREYKPEIGDKGVLLTVKNPPGTITLHLLKTIKKAYSLIRRGTNVHIVVNGEEDLAAIPAVLYAPLGSFVVYGQPREGIVLIKVTSECKRRCAEIMRNMEVVRNGD, encoded by the coding sequence ATGTCTGTAATGTTTAAATTACCCCTAAACTTGCGGCAAGAATTAAAGAAACCTCTTGGTGAGCTTATAAAAGGAGAAATTCCAATCCCATATCTTAAGTTAAAAGAAATTGTAAATTCAAACACTCTTATTACCGTGGGAGATGTAGTTACCGAGAACAGCCTGAAGGTAGGATTAAGACCCCGCTTGGCTATTTATGACCATAAAACCGAGAGAAGAGAATATAAGCCCGAGATTGGAGATAAAGGAGTCCTCCTAACAGTTAAAAATCCCCCTGGAACTATTACTCTTCACCTACTAAAAACGATAAAAAAGGCGTATTCCCTCATTAGAAGAGGCACAAATGTTCACATTGTTGTTAATGGTGAGGAGGATCTAGCAGCAATTCCCGCAGTGTTATACGCACCACTTGGAAGTTTTGTTGTATATGGGCAACCCAGGGAAGGCATAGTGCTTATAAAGGTAACTTCTGAATGCAAACGCAGGTGTGCAGAAATTATGAGAAATATGGAGGTGGTTAGGAATGGAGATTAG
- the spt4 gene encoding transcription elongation factor subunit Spt4: MSEKACRHCHYITSEDRCPVCGSRDLSEEWFDLVIIVDVENSEIAKKIGAKVPGKYAIRVR, encoded by the coding sequence GTGAGTGAAAAAGCCTGCAGACACTGTCACTACATTACTTCAGAAGATAGATGCCCAGTTTGTGGAAGTAGAGATTTGAGTGAGGAATGGTTCGATCTAGTTATAATAGTTGACGTTGAGAACAGTGAAATTGCTAAGAAAATTGGAGCAAAAGTCCCAGGAAAATATGCCATAAGGGTGCGCTGA
- a CDS encoding DNA-directed RNA polymerase — MYKIVTVKDVVRIPPTMFTMDPKEAAKIILRETYEGTYDKDEGVILSILEVKDIKDGIIIPGDGATYHEVVFDVLVWEPKIHEVVEGYVADVMPFGAFIRIGPIDGLVHISQLMDDYVVYDERNKQFVGKEKKYLLKIGDLVRARIINISAKSKVIRENRIGLTMRQPGLGKFEWIEKEKKKEKEEGKK, encoded by the coding sequence ATGTACAAGATAGTCACCGTAAAGGACGTCGTGAGGATACCCCCAACAATGTTTACCATGGACCCCAAGGAAGCTGCAAAAATAATCCTAAGGGAGACTTACGAAGGAACATACGACAAAGATGAAGGGGTAATCCTATCAATTCTTGAGGTCAAGGATATCAAAGACGGTATCATAATCCCAGGAGATGGAGCAACGTACCACGAGGTAGTTTTTGATGTTCTAGTTTGGGAGCCCAAGATTCACGAAGTAGTTGAGGGTTATGTAGCTGATGTTATGCCATTCGGGGCATTCATAAGGATTGGCCCAATTGACGGATTAGTCCACATAAGCCAATTAATGGACGATTATGTAGTATATGACGAGAGAAATAAGCAATTTGTTGGCAAAGAAAAGAAATACCTACTTAAAATTGGCGATTTGGTGAGAGCTAGGATAATAAACATTAGTGCGAAGAGCAAAGTCATAAGAGAGAACAGAATAGGACTTACAATGAGGCAGCCTGGCCTTGGAAAATTCGAGTGGATAGAGAAGGAAAAGAAGAAAGAAAAGGAGGAGGGTAAGAAGTGA
- a CDS encoding inorganic diphosphatase, with product MNPFHDLEPGPDVPEVVYAIIEIPKGSRNKYELDKKTGLLKLDRVLYSPFFYPVDYGIIPRTWYEDDDPFDIMVIMREPVYPLTIIEARPIGLFKMIDSGDKDYKVLAVPVEDPYFKDWKDIDDVPKAFLDEIAHFFKRYKELQGKEIIVEGWEGAEAAKREILRAIEMYKEKFGKKE from the coding sequence ATGAACCCATTTCATGACCTTGAACCCGGGCCAGACGTCCCAGAAGTCGTCTATGCTATAATAGAGATCCCTAAGGGAAGTAGGAACAAATACGAGCTAGATAAGAAGACCGGATTGCTTAAATTGGACAGGGTACTTTACAGCCCATTCTTCTATCCAGTAGACTATGGAATAATACCCAGAACATGGTACGAGGACGATGATCCCTTTGACATAATGGTCATAATGAGAGAGCCAGTATACCCGCTAACAATAATTGAGGCTAGGCCCATTGGATTGTTTAAGATGATCGACAGCGGAGACAAGGACTACAAGGTCCTTGCAGTTCCAGTAGAAGACCCATACTTCAAGGACTGGAAAGATATTGACGACGTTCCTAAGGCATTCTTAGATGAGATTGCACACTTCTTCAAGAGATACAAGGAACTCCAAGGAAAAGAGATAATAGTAGAGGGATGGGAAGGAGCAGAAGCTGCAAAGAGAGAAATCCTAAGAGCCATAGAAATGTACAAAGAGAAGTTTGGAAAGAAGGAGTGA
- a CDS encoding deoxyribonuclease IV: MFKIDRLRFGTAGIPLSTPKPSTIAGIERVRELGLDAMELEFVRGVNIRPELAKKIKYVAKKNDVVLTAHAPYYINLNAKEKEKVESSKRRIIQSAERLYEAGGWSVVFHAGYYLKEHPEKVYQKIESTLKDIERELKDRGIEVWLRPELTGKPTQFGDLKELIKLSQNLELVLPAIDFAHAHARNKGKCNSEEEWREMLALIENELGREALDNMHIHISGIEYTEKGEKRHLNLEESDLKWEDLLKVLKEFKVKGVVISESPNIEGDALLMKKKWEELKI, from the coding sequence ATGTTCAAAATTGATAGGCTAAGATTTGGAACTGCTGGAATACCTCTTTCTACTCCAAAACCTTCTACAATAGCTGGAATTGAAAGGGTTAGAGAGCTTGGACTAGATGCCATGGAGCTTGAATTTGTGAGAGGAGTAAATATAAGGCCCGAACTGGCAAAGAAAATAAAATACGTAGCAAAAAAGAACGACGTTGTTTTAACAGCGCATGCCCCATACTACATAAACTTAAACGCCAAAGAGAAGGAAAAAGTGGAAAGTAGCAAAAGGAGAATTATTCAGAGTGCAGAAAGGCTATATGAGGCAGGAGGATGGAGCGTAGTTTTTCATGCTGGCTATTACTTGAAAGAACATCCAGAAAAGGTTTATCAGAAAATTGAAAGCACACTAAAGGATATAGAGAGAGAATTAAAGGACAGGGGAATAGAAGTCTGGCTGAGACCTGAGTTGACGGGAAAGCCGACCCAATTTGGAGATCTGAAAGAATTAATTAAATTAAGTCAAAACCTAGAGCTTGTTCTTCCCGCAATAGACTTTGCCCATGCCCATGCGAGGAATAAGGGAAAGTGTAACTCTGAAGAAGAGTGGAGAGAGATGCTAGCTTTAATTGAAAACGAGCTTGGGAGAGAGGCATTAGATAACATGCATATTCACATAAGTGGAATTGAATACACAGAAAAGGGAGAAAAGAGGCATCTCAATCTAGAGGAGAGCGATCTTAAATGGGAAGATCTACTCAAAGTTCTCAAAGAATTTAAAGTTAAGGGCGTTGTAATAAGTGAGAGCCCCAATATAGAAGGGGATGCTCTGCTTATGAAGAAAAAATGGGAGGAGCTAAAAATTTAA